A genomic window from Candidatus Pelagisphaera phototrophica includes:
- a CDS encoding response regulator, whose translation MNVIVIEDQILFRELIVSVLRNDFDINVLGEYDDGETGMEACLDDSPDLLVLDIKIKKLGGLTVFNRLKDRVPDMKIILVSAHLTPEIVKSSVERGVNGLVTKNSSIESLKDAIGQILKRTVYYCPEAYNLLRQPISNKDYNDSLKMLTPRETDVLQMVGEGYSSKKIAQSFGLSVRTIDAHRSNIMRKLKLRGATDMTRLAVKLKLVSQD comes from the coding sequence ATGAACGTCATCGTTATAGAAGACCAAATCCTATTTCGTGAACTCATCGTTTCCGTTCTAAGGAACGACTTTGATATCAATGTTCTGGGCGAATACGATGACGGTGAGACCGGCATGGAAGCCTGCCTAGACGATAGCCCAGACCTTCTCGTGCTCGATATCAAAATCAAGAAGCTAGGGGGCCTCACAGTTTTCAACCGTTTGAAAGACCGGGTGCCGGATATGAAGATCATTCTAGTTTCCGCCCACTTAACACCCGAAATCGTGAAAAGCAGCGTCGAGCGCGGCGTAAACGGACTGGTCACGAAGAACAGCTCAATCGAAAGCCTTAAGGACGCCATCGGGCAAATCCTCAAAAGAACGGTATACTATTGCCCGGAAGCTTACAACCTACTCCGCCAACCTATCTCCAACAAGGACTACAACGACAGTCTAAAAATGCTCACACCTCGCGAGACCGATGTGCTCCAGATGGTAGGTGAAGGCTACAGTTCCAAAAAGATTGCCCAGTCATTCGGCTTGAGCGTTCGTACGATCGACGCCCATCGCAGCAATATCATGCGAAAGCTAAAGCTCCGTGGAGCCACCGACATGACTCGCCTCGCCGTTAAACTGAAGCTGGTAAGCCAAGACTAG
- a CDS encoding Hpt domain-containing protein — protein sequence MRVPDLTNIEPINEAHVRELQEQVVGVGSLFNRLYSIFESEGPELIAELRELLPKGVHADIHEVIHKMKGSSAAMGADRIYALTTEGVLVCRSEGEFLNLDGLADLLGEEYTLYCLEAKRFLS from the coding sequence ATGCGCGTCCCAGACTTAACAAATATTGAACCCATAAATGAAGCTCATGTACGCGAGCTGCAAGAACAGGTAGTTGGCGTTGGCTCCTTGTTCAATCGCCTTTATTCGATCTTCGAATCGGAAGGGCCAGAGCTAATCGCTGAATTGCGAGAGCTACTTCCCAAAGGCGTGCACGCAGATATCCATGAGGTCATCCACAAGATGAAGGGTTCGTCTGCTGCAATGGGTGCGGATCGCATTTACGCACTCACAACGGAGGGCGTTCTCGTGTGCCGCTCCGAAGGAGAATTCCTAAACCTAGACGGCCTGGCTGACCTTCTGGGAGAGGAGTATACTTTGTATTGCCTCGAGGCGAAACGCTTTTTGAGCTAA
- the recR gene encoding recombination mediator RecR — protein sequence MTPSFDALQKQLKKLPGVGYRSAERMAIQLLLEKPETCQGLMDALASARDNVSSCENCGNLCESKRCSICQDEHRANSGTVCVVEHVSDLLSLEKSGAYNGSYHVLQGKLSPINGIGPSELNFDSLLDRAKAGEVSELILALPNDIEGEATCHYMIDLLQPYEVSVTRIGFGLPSGGSVLYADAVTLKSALDARQNFR from the coding sequence ATGACCCCCTCGTTCGATGCACTGCAGAAGCAGTTGAAGAAGTTGCCTGGCGTCGGGTACCGGTCGGCAGAGCGGATGGCGATCCAACTGCTCTTGGAGAAGCCGGAAACCTGTCAGGGGCTCATGGACGCCCTGGCTAGCGCTCGAGACAATGTATCGAGTTGCGAGAATTGCGGCAATTTGTGTGAATCAAAGCGTTGCTCGATTTGCCAGGATGAGCACCGGGCCAATTCGGGCACGGTTTGCGTGGTCGAGCACGTGAGTGATTTACTTTCCTTGGAAAAGTCCGGCGCGTACAACGGCTCCTACCATGTATTACAAGGGAAGCTGTCACCGATCAACGGGATTGGTCCGAGTGAACTAAACTTTGATTCTCTGCTGGATCGAGCAAAGGCGGGAGAGGTATCGGAGTTGATCTTGGCATTGCCCAATGACATCGAAGGGGAGGCTACCTGCCACTATATGATTGACCTGCTCCAGCCCTACGAAGTCAGTGTCACTCGGATCGGATTTGGTCTTCCAAGTGGAGGATCGGTGCTTTACGCCGATGCCGTAACTCTCAAAAGTGCATTGGATGCTCGCCAGAATTTTCGTTAA
- a CDS encoding YbaB/EbfC family nucleoid-associated protein: MAGVGKLLKQAQKMQKRIEALQAELAEKELEISGGGGAVVIKITASGEFRNITIDPELLKEEASLIEETILQAVKEASAQAKTLHEEEMGKATEGMSLPGLM; the protein is encoded by the coding sequence ATGGCCGGTGTTGGAAAACTTCTCAAACAAGCACAGAAAATGCAGAAGCGAATCGAGGCGCTGCAAGCCGAGCTCGCAGAAAAAGAGCTAGAGATCTCAGGCGGTGGTGGAGCAGTGGTTATAAAAATTACGGCTTCTGGCGAATTTCGGAACATTACGATCGATCCAGAGCTTCTGAAAGAAGAGGCCTCTTTGATTGAGGAAACGATTTTGCAAGCCGTCAAAGAAGCCAGTGCTCAAGCCAAGACGCTACATGAAGAAGAAATGGGAAAAGCAACGGAGGGGATGTCTCTTCCCGGGCTGATGTAA
- a CDS encoding NAD-binding protein, translating into MKTVLILGCGYVGRAVGLYERAQGNRVLAVTRNEEMADQLRSEGMDVFVGNVHETAWYAFAENVDWSLNCVSAAAPNLEGYRLSYVGGNRSFTDWMSRSGFSGSAIYTSSVSVYPDSGGDWIEEKDARASSERSEVILESERVLMESNDLAAKTVLRLGGIYGPDRSFLANRIAKADGALPGYGDYFLNLIRLEDIVGAIGAVFRSENAGAIFSVVDDVPMLREDLVRELSARMKVPTPGFDPSLNGARGSRRMDGQRPANRRILNSKMKEAFDWQPAFPNASEGMASLVSS; encoded by the coding sequence ATGAAGACGGTCCTGATTTTGGGCTGCGGCTATGTAGGACGCGCGGTAGGACTTTATGAGCGGGCTCAGGGTAATAGGGTCTTGGCTGTCACGCGAAATGAGGAGATGGCTGACCAGCTACGTAGCGAGGGAATGGACGTTTTTGTGGGAAATGTGCATGAGACAGCTTGGTATGCATTTGCGGAGAATGTAGATTGGTCGCTGAATTGCGTAAGTGCCGCCGCGCCGAATCTGGAGGGCTATCGGCTTTCTTATGTCGGTGGAAATCGCTCGTTCACGGATTGGATGAGCCGATCTGGATTTTCGGGCTCCGCCATTTATACTAGCAGCGTTTCCGTGTATCCAGATAGTGGGGGAGACTGGATAGAGGAAAAAGACGCCCGAGCCAGCTCTGAGCGATCTGAGGTTATCCTGGAATCGGAACGCGTGTTAATGGAATCCAATGACCTCGCTGCTAAGACGGTTTTGCGATTAGGTGGAATATACGGTCCAGACCGTTCCTTCCTCGCAAATCGGATTGCGAAAGCCGATGGAGCACTTCCCGGGTATGGCGACTATTTTTTAAATCTGATTCGTCTCGAGGATATTGTGGGAGCGATAGGAGCCGTTTTTCGATCTGAAAACGCAGGAGCCATTTTTAGTGTGGTTGATGATGTTCCGATGCTGAGGGAGGATTTAGTGAGGGAATTGTCCGCTAGGATGAAGGTGCCGACGCCCGGTTTTGACCCGTCGCTGAATGGGGCCAGAGGGTCCCGACGCATGGATGGGCAGCGGCCTGCGAACCGAAGAATATTGAACAGTAAGATGAAAGAAGCCTTTGATTGGCAGCCGGCCTTTCCGAACGCGAGTGAAGGGATGGCCAGCTTGGTTTCGAGTTGA
- a CDS encoding DJ-1/PfpI family protein — protein MSDSQRVEGRNGIRFQADQSLSEIDASAFDIVFLPGGPGVLPLAKNALITEIIQSYDHESKFVAAIYAAPKVLAQAGILENRPATGHSSVRSEIPVPSQDRIVQPNRIITSQGAGTAIEFGIKLAA, from the coding sequence GTGAGCGATTCGCAACGGGTCGAAGGTCGCAACGGCATTCGTTTTCAGGCGGATCAATCGCTGAGCGAAATTGATGCGAGCGCTTTCGATATTGTCTTCCTCCCAGGTGGTCCCGGTGTGCTGCCTCTGGCTAAGAACGCTTTGATCACTGAGATTATCCAGTCCTACGACCACGAATCCAAATTCGTTGCAGCGATTTACGCCGCTCCAAAAGTCCTGGCTCAAGCAGGTATACTCGAAAATCGTCCCGCCACCGGTCACTCATCAGTTAGATCGGAAATCCCCGTTCCCAGTCAGGACCGAATCGTCCAGCCAAACCGCATCATCACCTCCCAAGGAGCTGGCACCGCGATCGAATTCGGCATTAAACTCGCCGCATGA